GAGATTGTAAAAGCTGTCAGGTATGCGACAGTGATCTCAGCCCTCATATTTTCGGCTGTAATTGTCCTTTCAGGTGATATTGTGCTGAATATTTTTTTCAGACTGATGTAAATCAGAAGTGTTTTCTGTCAGTGTAAAGGGTATTTGGCAGTTATAATCTGATATCATGGACTTACTTACAGTTATTTTCCGGCCTTATCACTTCTGTGAAATATTTAAATCAGATATGATAATGCTTCCTTCATTATATGTGTTCAGAGAGAATTCCCGTCAGATGGGTGACTTTTTTGTCTTATCTTCTGATTTCTTCTGAGAGATCTTTTAGGCCCCGGTAGTATATATCTGCAATATTTTTTATGAAGATCGCAATTTTGGGGTTTATTAGAATGATTGTATATCCGACTGCGATGAGGGTCAGGAGGGAAAGTCCGAATTCAGATATGATATTATGCGCCCAGAAGTAACTTTCATAACCGAACTGTCCGTTTGATGCGATCTCGGGCAGGAAAGGAAACCACTGTTTGGTATATGAAATTATTACAAAGACATTTCTTATGAGATTCATCAGAATGATAAGGGCAACAACAGCCACAACTGAGATTAACTTCTGCTTAATTCCGGATTTGGCAGTAAAAACCGCGCCCGTCATAATAGCTATCGCCTGAATGCCTGTGCATCCCAGCACAATTTCGACTCTGAATATGTCATGCATAAACATATTCCATTCCGGCAGGCTATAGGTGAATCCGAGAGCTGTGAAAACAGTTTCAGTCATCTTTACATTGAGGAGTATGAGGGTATCTCCAAGAACGGGTATATAGGCAAAGGGTGCGAAGATGAGGTAAGCTATTGCTGCACCCCTTGTGAGCATTATTATATTTTCATTCTCTGCGAGGCATTTTTTTACTGTAATTAAAAGTACAGGAAGGGACAGGAATGCCACTATGGGATATGCGATATTATTCTCTGAAAAATATTCCGGGAAGTTTGCAAATACTGAGGCAACCAGAAATATCCATCCTGCGGAGGCAAATATTTTTTTGTACTTCCCCGGAAAGAGAAATAGAAGAAAACCTGCAAATGAAATTGATGCAAGCAAGGTCTGAATCATCTGTCTGTTTTAGTTTGATTTGTGATGCAATAATATTTGCCTGAAATGATCCGGAAATATTACAGAATATAACATTTTTGGTGCACTAACGCATATCAGAAAGAATAACAATTAAGTATATTGGAGGATTATAATATCATAATCAGGTGTAATTATGTCAAGACAAATTGAAGAGAGTAAGCGGGAACTTTCAAGAGTTATGGAACTCCTGAAGGATGAGCCGAGAGGACTTTCAATAACAGATATTTCAAGACTGCTGAATATGAACCGGAATTCGGTCTCAAAATATCTTAATATGCTTCTCATATCCGGAAAAGTTGATATGAGGAGTATTGGCGTTGCAAAAGTATATTTTCTCTCTCACAGGGTTCCAATCTCTGCGATGCTTGATTATTCCTCCGATGCGATTGTTGTTCTGGATGAGAAGCAGAAGGTTGTCCAGGCCAATGATAATTTCATATCTTTTACCGGATACAACAGGAATGAACTGATAGGTCTGAGAATTCCTGACTCCTCCCTTCCTGTAGTTACAAATCCGACTGTCCTTAAAACAATAAATGACCTTCTCAGGGGAGAAGGCGAAGCAAAAGAGATAGAGTGGGAAGATGAGTCCGGGGATTTTTTCTACCTTGTAAAACTAATACCGACAGTTTTTGATGAGGGTAATCCGGGAGTTACGATCATTCTTGAGGATGTAACTGAGATCAGAAAGGCGCTGCGTGAGAAGGAGCTCCTGATTGATGAGATACATCTAAGGGTCAGGAATAACCTCCAGGTGATCTCCAGCCTTCTTAATATGCAGTCACAGGGCATTGAGGATGAACAGTCAAAGGAGGCATTATCGGAGGCGCAGATGAGGCTATCAGCCCTGGCGCTCGTTCATGAAAACCTTCATTATTCATCAGATCAGCAGCATATCAATGTAGCTGAGTATGTAAAAAGCCTTGCAGAGGATATATCATCCGGAATTAACACTGACTGTTCAGGAATTGATGTTGAGATAAGTGCCGATATGGACCTTGGGATTGATCTCTCCATACCGTTTGGGATGATGGTCAATGAACTTCTGACAAACTCTTTCAGGCATGCCTTTCCGGATAAGAAAAGCGGCAGAATAACAGTCACGCTTAAGAAGGCTGCACCATCAGTTTATACATTGACTTTTGAAGATAACGGAACAGGTTTCCCGGAAGATTTCGACAGGAAGAATATTACATCTCTTGGTCTGTCTCTGGTTAAAAATATTGCAGAGAGGCAGCTTTCAGGGTCAATGGATATCATCACCGGAAAAGGAACCAGAATAATAATTAATTTCGCAGAGGAGAATAACTGAGGGGCAATTATGAAGGAATTCTCGATTTTGATTGTTGAGGACGATGCTATAATATCAATGGATATAGAGCAGAGAGTTCAGAAGCTTGGCCATAAGGTTGTCGGGGTGGTTGATCGTGCAGAGAAGGCTTTTCGTGCAATAATTGAAAAAAAGCCGGATCTCATTCTGATGGATATCAATCTCAAGGGCGGGATGGACGGAATATCCATTGCCGACAGGCTGTACAAGGATATGGGTACAAGGGTAATATATATTACAGCATATTCTGATGAGGGTATGAAGGAAAGGGCCGATAAGACGAATCCTTTGGGTTATATTGTCAAACCAATCCGTGAAAATGAACTTAACAGGGTTCTGGCAGCCGCGGAATCTGAACTGTCGGAAAGTTAGCAGATATATAATCGGTGTGGATTTATCCGGAATTTATCCATGATCTGGCGTTTACTCTGCGTTGTGTGCCATAAATAAAATACATTAAATGCTTATCTTTCATAAGCTTAAATCAGGTTTAAAAAAAAGTCATTTAAGACTTTTTGTATGTAATGGAGGTGTAATGGTTTTTCCTGATTTCTGCACCGGAACTTTTCCGGTGTTATACTACATAATTGGTTTGAGCCTATATATAAGATGGAAATGCCCTGAATCATATGGTATAACCGGATGGTTATCCATATGATTTTTTCACATGCAGTTGCCGTATTCTAACTGACAGGAAATTTCATTTTAATCATGTAATTCTGTTCATCTCCGTTTACAGGTTCTATGCTGAATTCACCTTCAAGCTGTGCAGTAATTATATTTTTTACAAGTTCAATGCCAAGGGATCTCTCCGACTTCCCGGAGATGATCTCCTGAATTTCACTCTCTTCCGGGCAGCTGCCGCTGTCACTATATATTATTTCGGCAAAATTCCGGTCACATATAACTGATATTGTTATCCGGCCTTTCTCTGTACTTTTAAATGATTTTTTTGCTGAATATATAAGCAGTTCATTTATGGCAATACTGAGCGGTAATCCTGTTTCAACCGTAAATGTACATTTTTCAGCATTTATCAGGTGTTCAATATTTTTTTCCGGAGCATAATTCTGAATTGTCTGCCGGAATAATTTTTCAAAGTGCGGACCGGCTTCAATGCGGGAGTAATTGTCAGATTCATATACACTCTCGTGTACCATGGCCATTGAAAATATTCTGCTCTCTGCCTCTTTCAGTGCAGATGCTGATTCGTTCTCCTCCTCTTCTGAAATTTGCATTCTAAGAAGGCTTTTGATGATCTGTAGATTGTTCTTTACCCTGTGGTGCATCTCTGAGAGCATAAGATTCTTTTCTTTCAGGGAATTCTGCATTAATGAGAGCATATTTTTTGAATCTGTAATATCAATCAGGAGCAGAATTATCTGGTCCATGAAAAATGAAGGGAGCATAATGAGGTGGAAATACCTGTTTAGGGATTCTATGTAGATATCAGTCTCAGAACTTGTCTTCCATCTTCTGACAATTCTTAATCTTTCAGGGCAGAGTCTGCATATTTCAGGTATGCTTCTGCATATATCCTCTTCAATATCTCTGTCAGAACCTGGTTTTTGCCGCATAAAAGTTTCTTTAAAAATTCCATTGGTTTTTATTACTCTAAAACCGGGTTCTTCTTTATTTTCATCGATTATCGCAACCGGAAATTTAACGCTCTCAAAAATATCGTTAAATATCCTCTTCATCTTTGATAAGCCAACTCCGGAGTTGTAAAGTGGTGTAATATCGGATATTGTATGGAGTAATATTTCATTTTTTGGGCCGGCTGTGCTCTTACTGATTTCGTAGGCCCTCTTATCCAGTATGATATATTCGCTGTTTCCGGATTTTTCCGGAATAAAATCTTCAATATTTATTTCTCCTTTATTTCCGGTTTTATTTCTGCTGAATAACTCAGTAATATTTTCCCCGCAGAGGTAGCTGTTTTCATCACCAAAAGTTTTTAAAGCCTCTTTGTTTGCCCAGATGATGGTGCCCCCTTTATCAGTTGCAATCAGGGAGAAGGTAATACTGTCCAGTATTTCAGAGCAGTATTTTACAGAAAAATTGTCATTGTTTATTTTTGTCATATTTTATTACCTAACTCCTTTTTCCTGAAATGCGGGCAGACTTACATTATTGAGTATAGTTCATTCATTAATTTAAAAATCTTCCTCTTAAATAATAATTTTTATCACCGGGTGTAAAAGAGATATTTTGTGTTAAAGGGATTATTTAGGCCGTTTATTTGATTTAAAGTGGGATTTATGTATTATTTAATGTGGGTTATATTTTAACAGATAAAACGGGATGTCTCCCTGTGAAAGGGTTGTCAGTAATTTGCCGGTAATATGCGAAGAACAGATCCGGATATCTTAATTAAACTCGCAGGAAGCTGCATTCGAAAGCGTGGCGTAGTTAACTCAGAGTTTATCCTGCTGGAAATAAATTATGTCTGATATTATATGCTGCTATATGGATGTTTCTGATATTTTAAGAGTGGATAGTTTATCCATAAATATCTCGCCTTTTTCTGTCAGTCTGTAAATTATCCAGGTGCCTTCTGCTTCACCTCTGATAAGCCCTGAGTTCTGAAGTATTTTAAGGTGGTATGAAAGTTTTGAATCCGGAATTTCAAGTGCCTGTTTGATGATGCAGACGCATAATTTATGAATATTCAACATTTCAAGAATTGTCATTCTGATTGGGTCTGATGCTGCTGAAAAAAGCCCGCTCATCTCCAGTATCTCATCTTTTTCGGGTATTGCATCTATAAGACCTTTTATCCCGCCGCAATCACACAGGTTTTTTTCAATACTGCATGGAAGGTTTTTGTCAAGTCCAAAGTTGTCCAACTTATATCACCCTTAAGGACAGAAAATTAATTCCGGAGTCCTATACAGTTTTTAGAACTGTTTATATTTAACAGGATTTCTTATGACTTTCTTCGCTGATTATGTTCCCTGAAAAATAGTTCTTAATGGACAGATATTCTGCGGATTTTTTTCTATATTGTGTGGTAAAATAAATGCCTGACAGATATCCTGAGGATTTTATCTATATTGTGTGGTAAAATAAATGCCTGACAGATGAGGCAGGCTGTGAAGGTCTTTTCAGTCAGCTATCGGAACTACAACAGATCCGCCTGTAACACTCTCAACTGCCACACTGACGCCATATACAGCCCTGATGTTTTCAGGATTGATGATCTCTGATCCTCCGGCGGCAAATACCCTGTTGTCTTTCAGCATGAGAAAGCGGTCTGAGAACCTCAGGGCGGTGTTTATATCATGCAGGGTCATGACTGCTGAGACATTATGCCCCTTTACAACCTCACATATTATTTTAAGGATCTCCTGTTGGTTTCTGAGATCAAGGCTGCTTGTCGGTTCATCGAGAAGCAGAAGTTTTGGTTCCTGTACTATAGAGCGGGCAATTGATATCTTCTGGAGTTCTCCGCCGCTCATCTGGTCGATGTAACGCATTGCAAGGTCCTCCATCTTCAGTCTTTTTATCACGGCATCGACAATCCTGATGTCTTTTTCAGATGTGCTCCAGACAATGTGAGGCCTTCTTCCGAGAAGAATGGCATCATATGCTGTCAGCCGTCCTTTTTCGCAATGCTGGGGGACATATCCCACCTTTTTTGCAACTTCCGGCAGGCTGAGTTTCATGATGTCCTGATCTTCAACCATGATAGAGCCTGCCCTCGG
The sequence above is a segment of the Methanoplanus limicola DSM 2279 genome. Coding sequences within it:
- a CDS encoding response regulator, which produces MKEFSILIVEDDAIISMDIEQRVQKLGHKVVGVVDRAEKAFRAIIEKKPDLILMDINLKGGMDGISIADRLYKDMGTRVIYITAYSDEGMKERADKTNPLGYIVKPIRENELNRVLAAAESELSES
- a CDS encoding ABC transporter ATP-binding protein, coding for MILDINGVEFNYKSREVLNEISFSVRPNEILTILGPNGVGKTTLLKCINRIHNPRAGSIMVEDQDIMKLSLPEVAKKVGYVPQHCEKGRLTAYDAILLGRRPHIVWSTSEKDIRIVDAVIKRLKMEDLAMRYIDQMSGGELQKISIARSIVQEPKLLLLDEPTSSLDLRNQQEILKIICEVVKGHNVSAVMTLHDINTALRFSDRFLMLKDNRVFAAGGSEIINPENIRAVYGVSVAVESVTGGSVVVPIAD
- a CDS encoding ArsR/SmtB family transcription factor, which codes for MDNFGLDKNLPCSIEKNLCDCGGIKGLIDAIPEKDEILEMSGLFSAASDPIRMTILEMLNIHKLCVCIIKQALEIPDSKLSYHLKILQNSGLIRGEAEGTWIIYRLTEKGEIFMDKLSTLKISETSI
- the artA gene encoding archaeosortase A, whose product is MIQTLLASISFAGFLLFLFPGKYKKIFASAGWIFLVASVFANFPEYFSENNIAYPIVAFLSLPVLLITVKKCLAENENIIMLTRGAAIAYLIFAPFAYIPVLGDTLILLNVKMTETVFTALGFTYSLPEWNMFMHDIFRVEIVLGCTGIQAIAIMTGAVFTAKSGIKQKLISVVAVVALIILMNLIRNVFVIISYTKQWFPFLPEIASNGQFGYESYFWAHNIISEFGLSLLTLIAVGYTIILINPKIAIFIKNIADIYYRGLKDLSEEIRR
- a CDS encoding sensor histidine kinase, producing the protein MSRQIEESKRELSRVMELLKDEPRGLSITDISRLLNMNRNSVSKYLNMLLISGKVDMRSIGVAKVYFLSHRVPISAMLDYSSDAIVVLDEKQKVVQANDNFISFTGYNRNELIGLRIPDSSLPVVTNPTVLKTINDLLRGEGEAKEIEWEDESGDFFYLVKLIPTVFDEGNPGVTIILEDVTEIRKALREKELLIDEIHLRVRNNLQVISSLLNMQSQGIEDEQSKEALSEAQMRLSALALVHENLHYSSDQQHINVAEYVKSLAEDISSGINTDCSGIDVEISADMDLGIDLSIPFGMMVNELLTNSFRHAFPDKKSGRITVTLKKAAPSVYTLTFEDNGTGFPEDFDRKNITSLGLSLVKNIAERQLSGSMDIITGKGTRIIINFAEENN
- a CDS encoding histidine kinase dimerization/phosphoacceptor domain -containing protein, whose amino-acid sequence is MTKINNDNFSVKYCSEILDSITFSLIATDKGGTIIWANKEALKTFGDENSYLCGENITELFSRNKTGNKGEINIEDFIPEKSGNSEYIILDKRAYEISKSTAGPKNEILLHTISDITPLYNSGVGLSKMKRIFNDIFESVKFPVAIIDENKEEPGFRVIKTNGIFKETFMRQKPGSDRDIEEDICRSIPEICRLCPERLRIVRRWKTSSETDIYIESLNRYFHLIMLPSFFMDQIILLLIDITDSKNMLSLMQNSLKEKNLMLSEMHHRVKNNLQIIKSLLRMQISEEEENESASALKEAESRIFSMAMVHESVYESDNYSRIEAGPHFEKLFRQTIQNYAPEKNIEHLINAEKCTFTVETGLPLSIAINELLIYSAKKSFKSTEKGRITISVICDRNFAEIIYSDSGSCPEESEIQEIISGKSERSLGIELVKNIITAQLEGEFSIEPVNGDEQNYMIKMKFPVS